In a genomic window of Chrysemys picta bellii isolate R12L10 chromosome 23, ASM1138683v2, whole genome shotgun sequence:
- the AIRIM gene encoding AFG2-interacting ribosome maturation factor, with product MSERSAILVLHQSLQKCFQAIQQQQEAWQTALTDCKPLLSSLSNLAEQMQACQKVTFAHTPLRGFPDLEEQLKYKQHCAAESLLEELGGKVADLQKVRDAVSGYVGTVFQLYEQHADVLGFEALVQHTALIPSLADMLEWLHDIERYYRHVYLESKLLLLQIRYENLPDMQTLPQSWERILEHNSRNMVQDTLLKVSFLETL from the exons ATGTCAGAGCGCTCAGCCATCCTGGTCCTTCATCAGTCCCTGCAAAAGTGCTTCCAGGCCATACAGCAGCAGCAAGAGGCTTGGCAGACGGCACTGACCGACTGTAAGCCTCTCCTGAGCTCCCTCAGCAATCTGGCGGAGCAGATGCAGGCCTGCCAGAAGGTCACATTTGCACATACACCATTGCGTGGCTTCCCAGATCTGGAAGAGCAGTTAAAGTACAAGCAGCACTGTGCAGCAGAGAGCCTGCTGGAGGAACTGGGGGGCAAAGT AGCTGACTTGCAGAAAGTGCGGGATGCAGTTAGTGGCTACGTGGGCACTGTTTTCCAACTCTATGAGCAGCATGCGGATGTGCTTGGTTTTGAGGCTTTGGTGCAGCATACTGCTCTTATCCCCTCGCTGGCTGACATGTTGGAATGGCTGCATGATATTGAGAGATATTACCGACATGT ATACCTGGAGAgtaaactcctcctcctccaaatcaGATATGAGAACTTGCCAGACATGCAAACCCTGCCGCAGTCCTGGGAGAGGATTTTGGAGCACAATAGCCGAAACATGGTTCAAG ACACTCTTCTGAAGGTCTCCTTTCTGGAGACTCTGTGA